The genomic window CGGTCGCTTGGTCGGCGGCCGCCTGCGCGAAGCCGTCGCCCTGCGGTGCGAGGTTGACCCCTTCGTCCAGCGCCTGCCTGACCGCCGCGATACCGGCGAGCTTGTGCAGGTCGTTGAAGTCGCTGGGCAGCTTCGGGCGGCCTTGGCTGTCGAGGCCGTTTTCGCGTTGGAACTGCTGAATCTGCGTCATGGTAAATTCGGGCTGCACGGCTTTGGCTCTGTCGCCGAACAGGGCGGCCGCCTGCCGCGCTTTGGCCAAGCCGGTGCCGGATGCGTCGTTGTCAACCGCGATGGTTACGGGGATGTCCGGCGGCAGGTTTTTGGCCAGCGTCTCGGACACCGTAACCATATTGCCCGCGTCAAACGCGACAACCACGGGTTTGCCGGTGGCCTGATGAATGCTGGCGGCGGTGGCGAAGCCTTCGGCAACCACAATGCCCCGCGCGGTATCGGCCGCGTCGCCGACCACGGTGTAGCCGCCCGACTTGAGGCCGTCTTTCAGAAAGTGCTTGCCGCCGTCCGGCGAAATGGATTGCAGGTTGTACAGCGTGCCGTCGCGGTAGATGGGGATTTGCAGGTTGAGTACGCCCCGATACTCGCTTTGGCGGATGCCGCCCAACACGGCCGGGTCGGTAATGCCTTTGGCGGCCAGATAGGGATGCGCCAAAGTGGCGGGAGCGGCGTTGCGCCAAATCCGCTGCGCCGTTTTGCTGACGCGCAGATGGTTTTCCTGCTGCTGCCTCTGCGCCGCCTCGCGTGCCGCTGCGGCTTCGGCCTGACGGCGTGCCTGCTCTTCGGCCGAAGGCGGCGTATAGGGCGTGTCGGGGCGGTAGCCGTTGGCGCGTGCGTCGTAAAACAGCGATGCGATGGTGCGGGTGGGGTTTTTGATGCTTTTCCACACGCTGCGTGCGTCGCGGCTGCTGTAGCTGTCGGACTGCTGCGACCATCTGTCCCACATGTCAAACGCCTCTTCGCCCAGCTCGTGTTTCAGCGAATAGGCAGTATTGACCCACACGTCGCGGTCGTGCGGCTCGATGTAGCTTAGGGCTTTTTCGATTTCGTCGCGGTTGCTCATTATGTTGTCTCCTCACAAAAAACAACGGCCGCCGCATGAAGCGGAGGCCGTCTGAAACGGAAAATCAGGCCGTCTGCGGCAGGTCGGTAGGATTGATGCCTGCGGTGTCCTGCAGGATTGCGGCAATCACGGGCAGGCTGCCTTCGCCCCAGTTCTGCGCCACCACCGGCACCAGTTCGGCCACATACTCCGGCGGACTGCCCGGCGGCACAATTGCGGCCAAAATCGAACGGGCGAAGTCTTCGGCGTTGGCACCGTCCTGCCAATGAAAGCCGTCCAACTCTTCGGGCGCGAGGTATTCGGCCTTGACTGCTGCCTGCGGTGCCGCCCGTTTGGGCGCGTCAAGCTGCAACACGGGCACTTCCGGCAGCGTCAGGTTGGCGCGTTTGGACAACACGGGGTCTTGCCAGTACACAATCTTTTGCGCGTATATCGGCCTGCTGCTGCCCAAGCTGATGATGCAGTCTTCTTTGGGCATCATTTTCAGCTCGTCGGGATTCATGACCGCGCGTTTCTGATCGCTCACGCTGTTGCTGCGGCTGCTGCTTTTGCCGTGCGAACGCGACGACGATTTGGCTTTGAAAGTCTGATAGCCCACAAGGCGGCTGTATTCCTCCGCATCCGACTGGTCGCGCGGCGGAAATACGATTTGGCAGCCGAAGTTGGTAAAAAACGTGCGCTGACCGGTTTTCTGATACAGCTTTTCCATCTGCGAGGGCGTTTGGAAAATCGGCAAAAGCCGCATGTTGTAACCGGCAAGGTACGACACGCCGTGTTCGATAGCGGGTACGACACCCAGCGCGGTAAATTCGTCCATCAGCATCAGGCACTGGTATTTCAAAATGCCCGGGTTGTTTTCCGGCAAACCCTGATAAACGTTGACGTTGGCCAACAGGCTGAAAAACAGGTTGGTCAGCCGCGCAAAAACGGCGGTTTCGGTAGGCAGCACGCCCAAATAAACCGTCATGCGCTTTTTGCGCACGTCGTCCAAACGGAAATCATCGCCGCCGGTGGCCGCTTCGACCACGGGATCGATGAAGATGCCCAAAGGCGCGGTTACGGTGGCCACAATATCCGCGCCCGTTTTGGCGTTGCCGTTGGCAAAGTCGGATAAAAGCGTGATGCAGTTGCCGCTCAATTTGACCGCCTGCGGCGAACGGGAGCGCAGCTCGATTTCGTCGCGTATCCATTCTGCCAGCGTTTTGCCGTTTGTCGGGGCGCACAGGCGGAACAGGTTGGCCATCGTGGTGCGGTTTTCCTGCAGGCTCAAATCCCGCTCCGGCTCTGTTTCAATCAGATACATCAACAAACCGGCAAACAGCTTGCGGGCGGCTTCGGCGAAAAACATCGCGCTGCCGCCCGCATTGACCGGATCGGGATACATGATGGCAGCCACGCCCAAAGCGTCTTTGTAGGTATAGGTCGGATTGCGGCGCACATAAGTGAGCGGATTCCAGCGGTGGCTGACCAGCGGCGCATTGGGATTGCGCTCGTGTTCGGGCATCCGTCCGCCTGGATTGAACAAAAACACCTCCTGCCCGTGTTTGGCACGAAAGCCCGCCGTGATTAAGAAGTTTTCCATTTTCGGGTCGTACACCACCACCGAATCCCGATAATGCAGTAGGTTGGGAATCACGATGCCCACACCCTTGCCCGAACGGGTCGGCGCGGCCAAATAGGCAAACTCTTTGCTGCTCCAGCGCAGAAACTGCCCGCCGTATTTGCCCACCAGCAAATCCGGCGCGTCTTCGGGCTGAAACTTCTCTTTGAGCAGGCCGGTTTTTTTAATCTCGCTGCGGTTGGCAAAGCGTGCCGAACCGTGCAGCTCGCGGCGCGGCTTGGCAAACACCGCTACCAGCGACAACACCGATACCGCCAGCGGAATCGCGGCCGCCAACGCCGTCGAAACCTGCAAAGGCAGCATCATGGCCGCAGGCAGCCGCGCCGAATGCGCCCAATAGGCAGGCAGCAGCATCACGGACGGCCCGGTTTTCAAACCCAGCCATTGCGTGTACACCACCGCGCCCAAATACATCCCGCCGCACGCGGCCGCCGCCGTCAGCACGCCGGTTACGCCGAACACGGCCAAATAATTCCGTTTCATGTATCGCCTCTCCAAAGACCGTTTGAACAAACAAAAAGGCCGTCTGAACGTTTCAGACGGCCTTACCGCATCATGTCGTGCACGCCGCCGGATACGGCTGCCTCCTGCGTTTCGCGCGTGCGGATAATCTGCACTTCCGAGGCGATAACTTCGGTAATGTGGCGTTCGATGCCGTCGCGGCCGGGATAGGAGCGCGTGCGGATTTTGCCGTACACCAAAATGGTGTCGCCCGATTTCATATAGCGGCACACCGTTTCGGCCAGCTTCTCGTAAAGCAATACCGGCACCCACTCGACGTGTTCTTTTTGCTCACCCGTGGACTTGTCCGTCCACTTTTCGGATACAGCCACTTGGATTTTAGTGGCCGCCTTGCCGTCGGGCAGATAACGCAGTTCGGGGTCTTTGCCCAAATTGCCCATGATTTCGATTTTGTTGACGTATGGCATGATAAACAATCCTTTATTCTTAAATGTGATTGTAAAATGAATGATAATAAATATGATGATTTGGACGCAGAAGATGCAGAAACTCAGTTTTGTTTGAATCGGTATCCATGTTTTTCCCTTTTTACGGTTAAAAGAAAGGCCGTCTGAACGTTCAGACGGCCTTTGGTGTTGCGCTGCCTATGCCCTGCCGCGCATGGCGTAGTATTTTTCAACAGGATCAAAATACAGCTCGGTCATGCGGGTTTTCTCGAAATAACAGACGATGTCGATGGTAGCGCGGACGGTGTTGAGGATGTAGGAGTGTTCCATCGAACGCCCCGCCGGAGATTCCATTGCCAATTGCGCAATACGGTAATGGACGCTGCGTGCATCGTTGGCGTGTACCGAAGTTAAGCCGCCCGGGTGGCCGGTATTGAGCGCAGACAGGTAGTCCCATGCTTCGTCGCCTCGCAGCTCGGTCAGGAAGATACGGTCAGGCTTCAAACGCATACAGGCCGCGACAATCATCTTGGCCGTGATATGTTCTTTGTAAAAAAGGTGGGCATGGTTGGGATGTTTGGGCAAAGACAGCTCGTGTGTGTCTTCAATCGTAATCAGCCGCTCTTGCGCCGGGATTAAGTCGGCCAATGCTTTGGTAAATGTGGTTTTGCCCGAACCCGTGCCGCCGACCATGCAGATATTGAGCCTGCGTTTGACAGCCTCCTGAAAAAACGCCGCCAAATCGCCGTTTGCTTTGTAATCGAGCATTTTGTACTGCCAGTCGGCCAGCTTCACATCGTGCGGCAGTTTCATTTTGTCGCATACGTCGCGGACGTAACGGCTGTCTGTTTCGATCTCCGCTGTCGTGCGCCGCTCAGGCACGCCGTAGGCGGAAACGTCGCTGAAATTTTGCAGACGGCCGGTATCGAGATAATCGCTCAAGCTGAAGCGGCTGGATGACGGTTTGCGGAAGGCAAAAACCATTGTGCCGTCTTCGCACGAGGGCGGCATCATGATATGCCCGCGCTCGCCGTCGGGCAGGGTTACGGAATGGATGGGATTTTTCACAGTCAGCGCTTTACCGTTGAAAACGCATAACACGTTGCCCAGTTGCTTAAGGTTGTCCAGCGTCAGGACTTCGCTTTCGTAACGGGTAAAGCCGCTGCTGTCTTCGGTAAACATTTCGCCGCTGCGGTTGATCAGCACTTCGGTAATGCCCGGCCGGTTGAGTTTTTCTGTAACGCCCAATTTGTCCAGCAAGTTGCGGGCGGTTACGTCGTTGTGAAATTCGCTCATGTATTCTGCCAAAACAATGCCGCCCCGTATCGGGGCGGCGTTTGGTTAATCGGTATGGACAAGTTCGTAAACATTGCTGAAATCCACGTCGCGGGCAACATACACCATAATCCGCTCGCCTTGGTTGACGTAGCCGGTAGGAGGAATGTTGATGCTGTTTTTCAGCACTTCGGTAGCAATATCCTGCGCCGCTTCGGTTGTTGATTCAAACGATACGTTGTTGGACGAACCTTTGTTGCTGCTGCGGCGGCCGTAGGCATTGATGGTGTCGTCCACCATGCTGATCATGACCGCGCCGCCGATGCGCTGCCAAAAATGGCTGTTGATTCTGGCCGGATGGCCGGAGCCGCCCAACGGATCTGCACCGAGGCTGTCGATGCTGACGCTTACGCCGTTGGGCGTTTCGATGGTTGTCCATGCAACAAAAACCCGCGCCTGTCCGTGCGTCAGGGCAGACTGCTGCTCGCCGTGGATGACAGACCCTTTTTCCACCAGCAATACTTTGCCGTTGGCCGAATATACGTCATTCATGACTTGGCATTTGGTAATGCCCGGATAGGTAGTAACAATACGCGTCATCAATGAGCAGGAAATGCCGGTTGTACGCCCCAACAGGAAATCCATATTGCCGCGCAATGCTGCGCTGCCCGGTGTGAATACCGACGCATTCAGACGGCCTGCCAAACCTTTTTGCTGGCTTTGGCCGCCTGCTCCGCCAAGAGAGCTGTCGCTGTCGGGAAAGGCTGTAGGATAAGGGGAAGCCTGCGTCAAGGCTGCGCTGCCGTCTGCTCCGCCCGCCGCCAGCCTGTCGGCCGTTCCTCCGTCTTTGTCAAACGTCAACGGGCTGGTCAGACGCAAATCAGGCGGCGGTTCGACCACAGCCGGAGCAGGTGCATTTTCGGGTGTTTCTTCCTGCGGCATTGTTTCGGGTTCTTTTTTCTCTTCAGGCTCGGATGCTGCCACTACTTCGGGCATCTCGTTGGCTTTCTCATCCAACACTTCGCGCTGGCTTCTGCCGAAGTCGTGTTTCTGCCCTCCCTCTGAGGCCGTCTGAAACTGCTCGGGCTTGGGTTCTTTCTTAAACCAGTCCTGTCCGTATCGGGCAACACCGGCAACCACCAAGCCGACGCCGAAAATCCCGACTACCAGCATACCGACTTTCTGCATGGTGGAGATTTTCCGCACGCTCAAATCTTGCGGAATGCCGCGTTCGGCCTCGCTGCCGGGTAAGGAGTCTTTCAGGTTCTGATGCGGCCGGAAGTCTTCGTTATGGCGTGTTTGCGCCGTCAGGCTGTTTTCAGACGGCTCAATCGAACCTTGGCTGCCGTCATCGTACTCGTCAGGTTGTTTGTTGGGATTCAGATTCATGGTTTACTTTCCTTTTTTCATACGCACGGCACCGGCAACGGTCGTACCCCGATAATTGAATTTGCCCTTGCTGTCGTAGCTGCGGTTTTCTACACCTAACACTTTTTTGCCCAAACGCAGGTAATAAAGCGCGGAAGTATCGTGAACGACCAGCGTGTCTTGCTCCATATGCGTATTGACGGTGGATTCCGTACCGTCGGGGGAAACTTTGAATACCGTCGGCATCTCACGGGCATCATCAAACTTGAGATAGGTAAAGCGGCCGTCGTCCCACATTCCCGACGGGGCAAGCGTCTTTTCTCCGTATGCCCAGTAGTTGTAGTTGGCACCGGACAAAGCCTGTCGGCCGTTGCTGTGCATTGCGGCCAACCGGCGTGCTTCCTGCCGTTTTTGTGCTTCGGCCTGTCGTAGGCGGGCGGCCTCTTCGGGATAGCGGAAACGCAGGATGTAGGTAGGCGGCTGCTTTCTGCCTGCCATACGCAAATCAAAAGCATAAGTGCGCTTGTTGGTGGAAATCAGCAGGTTGGTTTCAGGTGTTTCGGTTGTGGGCTTGAAAAAAATATTGTTGCCAGACGTTTTTAGCTTCCAAGCCCCCGTATTACCTGCCACGATGGCATTGTTTTCGCCTTCGACCCGCTCGTCTTGGGCAAGCTGCACCAGTACCGCACGGCCGATTTCGGCACGAATGACAACCACATTGTCAGGGTT from Neisseria sp. DTU_2020_1000833_1_SI_GRL_NUU_006 includes these protein-coding regions:
- the virB10 gene encoding type IV secretion system protein VirB10 — translated: MNLNPNKQPDEYDDGSQGSIEPSENSLTAQTRHNEDFRPHQNLKDSLPGSEAERGIPQDLSVRKISTMQKVGMLVVGIFGVGLVVAGVARYGQDWFKKEPKPEQFQTASEGGQKHDFGRSQREVLDEKANEMPEVVAASEPEEKKEPETMPQEETPENAPAPAVVEPPPDLRLTSPLTFDKDGGTADRLAAGGADGSAALTQASPYPTAFPDSDSSLGGAGGQSQQKGLAGRLNASVFTPGSAALRGNMDFLLGRTTGISCSLMTRIVTTYPGITKCQVMNDVYSANGKVLLVEKGSVIHGEQQSALTHGQARVFVAWTTIETPNGVSVSIDSLGADPLGGSGHPARINSHFWQRIGGAVMISMVDDTINAYGRRSSNKGSSNNVSFESTTEAAQDIATEVLKNSINIPPTGYVNQGERIMVYVARDVDFSNVYELVHTD
- the ssb gene encoding single-stranded DNA-binding protein, giving the protein MPYVNKIEIMGNLGKDPELRYLPDGKAATKIQVAVSEKWTDKSTGEQKEHVEWVPVLLYEKLAETVCRYMKSGDTILVYGKIRTRSYPGRDGIERHITEVIASEVQIIRTRETQEAAVSGGVHDMMR
- a CDS encoding type IV secretory system conjugative DNA transfer family protein, whose translation is MKRNYLAVFGVTGVLTAAAACGGMYLGAVVYTQWLGLKTGPSVMLLPAYWAHSARLPAAMMLPLQVSTALAAAIPLAVSVLSLVAVFAKPRRELHGSARFANRSEIKKTGLLKEKFQPEDAPDLLVGKYGGQFLRWSSKEFAYLAAPTRSGKGVGIVIPNLLHYRDSVVVYDPKMENFLITAGFRAKHGQEVFLFNPGGRMPEHERNPNAPLVSHRWNPLTYVRRNPTYTYKDALGVAAIMYPDPVNAGGSAMFFAEAARKLFAGLLMYLIETEPERDLSLQENRTTMANLFRLCAPTNGKTLAEWIRDEIELRSRSPQAVKLSGNCITLLSDFANGNAKTGADIVATVTAPLGIFIDPVVEAATGGDDFRLDDVRKKRMTVYLGVLPTETAVFARLTNLFFSLLANVNVYQGLPENNPGILKYQCLMLMDEFTALGVVPAIEHGVSYLAGYNMRLLPIFQTPSQMEKLYQKTGQRTFFTNFGCQIVFPPRDQSDAEEYSRLVGYQTFKAKSSSRSHGKSSSRSNSVSDQKRAVMNPDELKMMPKEDCIISLGSSRPIYAQKIVYWQDPVLSKRANLTLPEVPVLQLDAPKRAAPQAAVKAEYLAPEELDGFHWQDGANAEDFARSILAAIVPPGSPPEYVAELVPVVAQNWGEGSLPVIAAILQDTAGINPTDLPQTA
- the virB9 gene encoding P-type conjugative transfer protein VirB9, with the protein product MNMKKAYLLTGLAAGFFAFSAHAAAIPKGAAYDKRIQYVNYNPDNVVVIRAEIGRAVLVQLAQDERVEGENNAIVAGNTGAWKLKTSGNNIFFKPTTETPETNLLISTNKRTYAFDLRMAGRKQPPTYILRFRYPEEAARLRQAEAQKRQEARRLAAMHSNGRQALSGANYNYWAYGEKTLAPSGMWDDGRFTYLKFDDAREMPTVFKVSPDGTESTVNTHMEQDTLVVHDTSALYYLRLGKKVLGVENRSYDSKGKFNYRGTTVAGAVRMKKGK
- a CDS encoding ATPase, T2SS/T4P/T4SS family, giving the protein MSEFHNDVTARNLLDKLGVTEKLNRPGITEVLINRSGEMFTEDSSGFTRYESEVLTLDNLKQLGNVLCVFNGKALTVKNPIHSVTLPDGERGHIMMPPSCEDGTMVFAFRKPSSSRFSLSDYLDTGRLQNFSDVSAYGVPERRTTAEIETDSRYVRDVCDKMKLPHDVKLADWQYKMLDYKANGDLAAFFQEAVKRRLNICMVGGTGSGKTTFTKALADLIPAQERLITIEDTHELSLPKHPNHAHLFYKEHITAKMIVAACMRLKPDRIFLTELRGDEAWDYLSALNTGHPGGLTSVHANDARSVHYRIAQLAMESPAGRSMEHSYILNTVRATIDIVCYFEKTRMTELYFDPVEKYYAMRGRA